A genomic window from Sulfurospirillum diekertiae includes:
- a CDS encoding tyrosine-type recombinase/integrase: MASKLLKDLQVRNAKPLAQDYRLTDGEGLYLLVKPNGSKLWRYNYSFENNKYVYSIGKYPEISLERARILHQDAIRLKADGINPVDQKRKAKLEKKLATVNTFKAIAKEWLEKKKRELAEKTFEGVEQRVEKNLYPILGDMDIREIKKQDVASALKIADLRSPEVASRCLGYAKNIFEYAEDLGVIEFSVISSMTAGKFLTKYENERFAHITDPKRLKELLIAIDSYSGEYVVRQLLRLLPLVALRPTEARAATWNEIDFEKKIWSIGKERMKMRKDHIVPLSSQTLRILEELYPYTKNSKYIFQSPRKSDTPLSDNSINKALSILGFKDEQTGHGFRHIFSTTCHSNLREHQFDSLVIEACLSHKDKNKERDVYNGAKYIPERMQLMQWYANYLDDLKNSKN; the protein is encoded by the coding sequence ATGGCATCAAAACTCCTGAAAGACTTGCAAGTACGTAATGCCAAGCCTTTAGCACAAGATTACAGACTGACAGATGGAGAAGGTTTATATCTTCTCGTGAAACCCAATGGTAGTAAACTTTGGCGTTACAACTACTCTTTTGAGAACAACAAGTATGTCTATTCGATTGGAAAATATCCTGAGATCAGCCTTGAAAGAGCAAGAATTTTACATCAAGATGCAATTAGACTTAAAGCTGATGGCATTAACCCTGTTGATCAAAAGCGAAAAGCGAAACTTGAGAAGAAACTAGCTACGGTTAATACCTTTAAAGCTATTGCAAAAGAATGGCTTGAAAAGAAAAAGAGGGAATTAGCAGAAAAGACTTTTGAGGGTGTTGAGCAGAGGGTTGAAAAGAATCTTTATCCGATTTTGGGTGATATGGATATTCGTGAAATCAAAAAGCAAGACGTTGCAAGTGCTTTAAAAATTGCAGATTTACGTAGTCCTGAAGTAGCTAGTCGTTGTTTAGGCTATGCTAAAAATATTTTTGAGTACGCAGAAGATTTAGGGGTTATTGAGTTTAGCGTTATATCTTCTATGACAGCTGGTAAATTTTTAACCAAATATGAGAATGAAAGATTTGCACACATTACAGACCCGAAAAGATTAAAAGAGCTTTTAATTGCAATTGATTCATATTCTGGTGAATATGTTGTTAGACAGCTTTTGAGATTATTGCCATTAGTTGCTTTACGTCCAACCGAAGCAAGAGCGGCAACATGGAATGAAATCGACTTTGAAAAAAAGATTTGGTCTATCGGAAAAGAGCGTATGAAAATGAGAAAGGATCATATCGTACCCCTTTCATCCCAAACATTAAGAATCTTAGAAGAACTATACCCTTACACAAAAAACAGTAAATATATTTTTCAAAGCCCTCGAAAATCGGATACTCCGTTATCGGATAATTCTATCAACAAGGCCTTGTCAATTTTAGGCTTTAAGGATGAACAAACCGGACACGGTTTTCGCCATATTTTCAGCACAACGTGCCACAGCAACTTAAGGGAGCATCAATTTGATTCTCTTGTTATTGAAGCATGTTTATCGCACAAAGATAAAAATAAAGAACGTGACGTATATAATGGTGCTAAATATATACCCGAGAGAATGCAATTGATGCAATGGTACGCAAATTATTTGGATGATTTGAAAAATAGCAAGAATTGA
- a CDS encoding TAXI family TRAP transporter solute-binding subunit — MNRILTTLALMGTLSISLFAAEFITIGTGGVTGTYYPTGGAICQMVNKNKKETNIRCSVESTGGSVYNVNTIKAGELDFGIAQSDTAYQAYKGEGKFEGAAAVPELRSAIAIYPELLALVVSQKSGIKTMADLKGKRLNLDSPGSGTNMTVDVVFEALGIKRSDLALVNELKSTEGPTMLQDNHIDGYFFVAGHPTANIKDAASSVDINIVPIEGPAIDALVKKYPYYAKGTISGTYYKGVPNDVPSIGVKAVLVTSSKVKDEVVYQVVKTILDNFDKFKELHPSYKTITKESLLEGLSVPQHPGAMRAFKEAGLLK, encoded by the coding sequence ATGAATAGAATACTCACTACATTAGCGCTTATGGGAACGCTAAGTATCTCTCTGTTTGCAGCGGAGTTTATTACAATTGGTACAGGTGGCGTTACTGGAACATACTATCCAACAGGCGGTGCTATTTGCCAGATGGTCAATAAAAATAAAAAAGAGACGAATATTCGCTGCTCAGTAGAATCTACCGGTGGCTCCGTTTATAATGTTAATACCATCAAAGCTGGCGAACTTGATTTTGGTATTGCTCAAAGCGATACAGCTTACCAAGCGTATAAAGGCGAAGGTAAATTTGAAGGTGCTGCTGCTGTGCCAGAACTTCGCAGTGCCATTGCGATTTACCCAGAACTTCTTGCCCTTGTTGTCAGCCAAAAATCGGGGATTAAGACGATGGCAGACCTTAAAGGTAAAAGACTGAATTTAGACTCTCCAGGTTCAGGAACCAATATGACGGTTGATGTTGTTTTTGAAGCACTTGGTATTAAACGTTCAGACTTAGCGCTTGTCAATGAACTCAAGTCAACAGAAGGTCCAACAATGCTCCAAGACAATCATATTGATGGTTACTTCTTTGTAGCAGGTCATCCAACAGCAAACATTAAAGATGCAGCGAGTTCTGTGGACATCAACATTGTTCCTATTGAAGGTCCTGCGATTGATGCGTTGGTTAAAAAATATCCTTATTATGCTAAAGGTACTATCTCAGGTACATACTACAAAGGTGTGCCAAATGATGTTCCAAGTATTGGTGTTAAAGCGGTTCTTGTGACCAGTAGCAAAGTTAAAGATGAAGTAGTTTACCAAGTAGTAAAAACGATTCTTGACAACTTCGATAAATTTAAAGAACTTCACCCTTCTTACAAAACAATTACCAAAGAAAGCTTGCTCGAAGGCTTAAGTGTGCCACAACATCCAGGTGCAATGAGAGCATTTAAAGAGGCTGGACTACTTAAATAA